In one window of Armatimonadota bacterium DNA:
- a CDS encoding zf-HC2 domain-containing protein has product MMKEACEQMREALSALLDEALPDEEGAAVRAHAESCDACKAWLAEVGAAQRRLAAHPGIGTPPGFDAAVMSRVTAGPLTRLADALDRLICTPTRQIAATAVATLVLSALILWGGVHVVLVAEPEDAGAMAVGGSPWYAADTARWDAAEMPRLPPEVLERRLESIWPQEP; this is encoded by the coding sequence ATGATGAAGGAAGCATGCGAGCAGATGCGCGAAGCACTGTCTGCGCTGCTGGATGAAGCACTGCCCGATGAAGAGGGCGCGGCGGTGCGCGCTCACGCGGAGAGCTGCGACGCGTGCAAAGCATGGTTGGCCGAAGTGGGCGCGGCGCAGCGGCGACTCGCGGCGCACCCCGGCATCGGGACGCCGCCAGGATTTGACGCGGCAGTGATGTCGCGCGTCACAGCGGGGCCGCTGACGCGGCTCGCGGACGCCCTCGACCGGCTGATCTGCACGCCCACGCGGCAGATCGCGGCGACGGCGGTGGCGACGTTGGTCCTGTCCGCTCTCATCCTCTGGGGGGGCGTGCACGTTGTCCTCGTCGCTGAGCCGGAGGATGCCGGCGCTATGGCAGTCGGCGGAAGCCCGTGGTACGCGGCCGACACGGCCCGATGGGATGCTGCCGAGATGCCACGTCTTCCCCCCGAAGTGCTGGAGCGACGGCTGGAGTCAATCTGGCCGCAGGAGCCATAA
- a CDS encoding sigma-70 family RNA polymerase sigma factor, with product MTVAAAREEAVGTRRVGPADPDAGLLARCRRGDRRAFDVLLERHRARVLNLAYQMLGRPDEAQDAAQEALVRAFAGLKRFRGDALFATWLKRITINECLNRLSRRKPEVTLSPTLAGGRPADDGLLVKAAIANLSPPLRAALVLRELHGASYEEIAGILDIPVGTVRSRLAAAREKLREMLSEEA from the coding sequence TTGACCGTCGCAGCGGCTCGCGAAGAAGCCGTGGGCACTCGTCGCGTGGGCCCGGCCGATCCGGATGCGGGCCTGCTTGCGCGTTGCCGGCGAGGGGATCGCCGCGCGTTCGACGTGCTGCTCGAGCGCCACCGCGCGCGGGTGCTCAACCTGGCCTACCAGATGCTCGGCAGGCCGGATGAGGCTCAGGATGCGGCACAGGAAGCGTTGGTGCGCGCATTTGCCGGTCTGAAGCGGTTCCGGGGCGACGCGCTGTTTGCGACGTGGCTCAAGCGGATAACCATCAACGAGTGCCTCAACCGACTGTCCAGGCGCAAGCCCGAGGTGACGCTGTCGCCGACACTGGCCGGCGGACGGCCGGCGGACGACGGACTTCTGGTGAAAGCAGCGATTGCGAATCTGTCCCCACCGCTGCGCGCGGCCCTCGTGCTGCGTGAGCTGCACGGAGCGTCGTATGAGGAAATCGCCGGCATACTAGACATCCCGGTGGGCACGGTCCGCTCGCGCCTTGCTGCGGCGCGGGAGAAGTTGCGGGAGATGTTGAGCGAGGAAGCATGA
- a CDS encoding HAD-IC family P-type ATPase — protein MTPATTSTEQAAAMAEEIPRERTLTATTDDMLLLVGVGPDGLDDAEARERLEQYGPNRIARGRALPAWRLLLDQVRDPIIYVLLVAGAVTLALRHYTDTGVILFVVVLNGIIGFVQEFRANRAIDALSSLTSPTARVRRAGRTRRVPSEELVPGDLVLVQAGAGVDADARLLRANELLADESLLTGESLPVEKTSDPLPDPDVPPADQRNMLFAGSLVLQGRGEAVVVRTGPSTELGKIAETVTGIERVETPLQRRIRRFSRVLALATLGLVVVATALGALRGIPVSEMFLTAVALAVSAIPEGLPVVVTITLAVGVSRMAARNAVVRKLPAVETLGSTQVICSDKTGTLTLNHMAVRMVAWGPWTLEAGADQVSAGESEPVLVEETPPGSESACEGALCDLLRAALFCNNAERMIDEHGLAHLDGAPTEAALLDMVAVRAPRLFEEKQAHPPEAEVPFSSERKFMATVHERWGGWMLFAKGSPEVIIERCAKQWVPYGEGEEPLDAQRWLAEAHRMADAGQRVIAVAHRPWHEPGVTEDAVTDLTLLGLIGLMDPPRPEAAEAVRGCQESGIRVVMVTGDHVATARAVAMALGILQPLEAEVSPEDDPRILTGREVEAMSDEELAAHVDDVAVYARVTPLHKLRIVQELRKRGYIVAVTGDGVNDAPALRQADLGVAMGKVGTEVAKQAADMVLLDDSFATIYEAVKQGRYIFENIRKVSFFLISSGAAEVVAILAVIALGWPLPYTAAQILWINLVTNGIQHIALAVEPGEAHLLQHRPRGLRAGFFNWVVAQHTAVVGAAFSLGTLTTFRYAQLIGLTLADARTVAMTNMVMFQMWHAFSCRSLARSVFAIPLRTNPFLLVSVFAAIGAQALVIYWPPLQAIFGTRPIHLNCAVCIFFVSLGGVAAMEVSKWFARNRGALERG, from the coding sequence ATGACCCCAGCAACGACGTCAACCGAACAGGCAGCGGCAATGGCCGAGGAGATCCCCCGCGAGCGGACTCTCACGGCCACAACCGACGACATGCTGCTGCTCGTGGGCGTCGGGCCCGACGGCCTCGATGACGCGGAGGCCCGCGAGCGTCTCGAGCAGTACGGCCCCAATCGCATCGCCCGCGGCCGCGCCCTGCCCGCGTGGCGCCTGCTCCTCGATCAGGTCAGGGATCCGATCATCTATGTCTTGCTCGTGGCCGGGGCGGTCACGCTCGCACTGCGCCACTACACCGACACCGGCGTCATCCTCTTCGTCGTCGTGCTCAATGGCATCATCGGGTTCGTTCAGGAGTTCCGCGCCAACCGCGCCATTGACGCCCTGAGCAGCCTCACCAGCCCCACCGCGCGCGTGCGCCGTGCTGGGCGTACGCGCCGCGTCCCCAGCGAAGAGCTCGTCCCCGGCGACCTCGTGCTCGTGCAGGCCGGCGCGGGCGTGGATGCTGACGCCCGGCTCCTCCGCGCCAACGAACTGCTCGCAGACGAATCCCTGCTCACCGGCGAATCGCTGCCGGTCGAGAAGACCTCCGATCCATTGCCCGACCCCGACGTGCCGCCCGCCGACCAGCGCAACATGCTCTTCGCCGGCTCCCTCGTCCTCCAGGGCCGCGGCGAGGCCGTCGTCGTCCGCACCGGCCCGAGCACCGAACTCGGCAAGATCGCCGAAACCGTCACCGGCATCGAGCGCGTCGAAACACCGCTCCAGCGTCGCATCCGCCGCTTCAGCCGCGTCCTCGCCCTCGCGACTCTCGGCCTCGTCGTCGTTGCCACCGCCCTCGGCGCTCTGCGGGGGATTCCCGTATCCGAGATGTTCCTCACCGCCGTCGCGCTCGCGGTGTCCGCCATCCCTGAGGGGCTGCCCGTCGTGGTCACCATCACGCTCGCTGTCGGCGTCAGCCGCATGGCCGCGCGCAACGCCGTCGTCCGCAAGCTGCCCGCCGTCGAGACCCTCGGCTCGACCCAGGTCATTTGCTCGGACAAGACGGGCACGCTGACGCTCAATCACATGGCCGTGCGCATGGTCGCCTGGGGGCCGTGGACGCTCGAAGCGGGCGCCGATCAGGTCAGCGCCGGCGAGTCCGAGCCGGTGCTCGTCGAGGAAACGCCGCCCGGCTCCGAGTCGGCCTGCGAGGGCGCCCTATGCGATCTGCTGCGCGCCGCGCTGTTCTGCAACAACGCCGAGCGCATGATTGACGAGCACGGCCTCGCGCACCTCGACGGGGCCCCCACCGAAGCCGCCCTGCTCGATATGGTCGCGGTCCGCGCGCCGCGCCTGTTCGAGGAAAAGCAGGCCCACCCGCCCGAGGCCGAAGTGCCCTTCAGTTCCGAGCGCAAGTTTATGGCAACCGTGCACGAGAGGTGGGGCGGCTGGATGCTTTTCGCCAAGGGCAGCCCGGAGGTCATCATCGAGCGCTGCGCCAAGCAGTGGGTGCCGTACGGGGAAGGGGAGGAGCCACTCGACGCGCAGCGCTGGCTCGCCGAAGCGCACCGCATGGCCGACGCCGGCCAGCGCGTCATCGCCGTCGCGCATCGGCCGTGGCACGAGCCCGGGGTCACGGAAGACGCCGTCACCGACCTCACACTGCTCGGCCTCATCGGCCTCATGGATCCGCCGCGCCCTGAGGCGGCGGAGGCCGTGCGCGGCTGCCAGGAGTCGGGCATCCGCGTCGTCATGGTCACCGGCGATCACGTCGCCACCGCGCGCGCCGTCGCGATGGCACTCGGCATCTTGCAGCCCCTCGAAGCCGAGGTCTCGCCGGAAGACGACCCGCGCATCCTCACCGGCCGCGAGGTCGAGGCGATGTCCGACGAGGAACTCGCCGCGCACGTCGATGATGTCGCCGTGTACGCGCGCGTCACGCCGCTGCACAAGCTGCGCATCGTCCAGGAGTTGCGCAAGCGCGGTTACATCGTTGCGGTAACGGGTGACGGCGTCAACGACGCGCCCGCTCTGCGCCAGGCGGACCTCGGTGTCGCGATGGGCAAGGTCGGCACCGAAGTCGCCAAGCAGGCCGCCGACATGGTGCTGCTCGACGACAGCTTCGCCACCATCTACGAAGCCGTCAAGCAGGGGCGCTACATCTTCGAGAACATCCGCAAGGTGAGCTTCTTCCTCATCAGCAGCGGGGCGGCGGAGGTCGTCGCGATTCTCGCCGTCATCGCGCTGGGTTGGCCGCTGCCGTACACCGCCGCGCAGATCCTGTGGATCAACCTCGTCACCAACGGCATCCAGCACATCGCGCTGGCGGTCGAACCGGGGGAGGCGCATCTCCTGCAGCACCGGCCGCGCGGCCTGCGCGCGGGCTTCTTCAACTGGGTCGTCGCCCAGCACACCGCAGTCGTTGGCGCCGCCTTCAGCCTCGGCACGCTGACCACGTTTCGCTATGCCCAACTGATCGGCCTGACCCTCGCCGACGCGAGGACCGTCGCGATGACGAACATGGTCATGTTCCAGATGTGGCACGCCTTCAGCTGCCGCAGCCTGGCGCGGTCGGTGTTCGCGATCCCCCTGCGGACGAACCCGTTCCTGCTGGTGTCGGTGTTCGCCGCGATCGGCGCGCAGGCCCTGGTCATCTACTGGCCGCCGCTTCAGGCCATCTTCGGCACGCGACCGATCCACTTGAACTGCGCGGTGTGCATCTTCTTCGTGTCACTCGGCGGCGTCGCCGCGATGGAAGTATCCAAATGGTTTGCCCGCAACCGCGGCGCACTGGAGCGAGGATGA
- a CDS encoding extracellular solute-binding protein, with translation MSSSRGRQKRIPPPRKRRSWFSRLSPETRVVGLVAVIMAIVGLIVLWPRAEEKAPEALTVVVPADKSLRLAIREGARPFLKAHEDVDLVLVAADDEKMHAYEAMWRKGESGVDLLIGAEEYLARWSREEMIEPWDTFLTQRNIRLSSASLDAGRVEDTQQMLPVALELSALRVFSQSAVAQPATLADLAALAAQLSASGEPALAADWTGQWAEATLLATALAASGTSQNVGMLTARAEDALAWWRRGIAEGWARAPGANESAPPLLWANQRTWFEERGEANAQLMLPPAAADNGTICVVYGVVLPKKAKRKDAARQFSEKVLVSEDFQIAMAQRTGLLPALVSAWPELKGAEWEALIGAAARSMPLPPELRARDTVLRFAQAATRCLNGELTPAAAAEEIAALASNAEAHE, from the coding sequence ATGTCCAGTTCCCGAGGTCGCCAGAAGAGAATACCGCCCCCGCGCAAGCGTCGCTCCTGGTTCTCCCGCCTATCGCCCGAAACGCGCGTCGTCGGGCTGGTGGCCGTCATCATGGCCATTGTGGGCCTTATCGTGTTGTGGCCGCGCGCGGAGGAGAAGGCGCCGGAAGCGCTAACCGTCGTCGTCCCCGCCGACAAGTCCCTGCGCCTGGCGATTCGCGAGGGAGCCCGCCCGTTCCTCAAGGCCCACGAAGACGTGGACCTCGTGCTCGTCGCGGCGGATGACGAGAAGATGCATGCCTACGAAGCGATGTGGCGCAAGGGCGAGTCAGGGGTGGACCTGCTGATCGGGGCCGAGGAATACCTCGCACGCTGGTCGCGCGAGGAGATGATTGAGCCGTGGGACACGTTCCTGACGCAGCGCAACATACGCCTGTCAAGCGCCTCACTCGACGCCGGGCGCGTTGAGGACACGCAGCAGATGCTGCCCGTGGCCCTGGAGTTGAGTGCGCTGAGGGTCTTCTCGCAGAGCGCGGTCGCGCAGCCCGCAACGCTCGCCGACCTTGCCGCCCTGGCGGCGCAGCTCAGCGCCTCGGGCGAGCCGGCGCTCGCCGCAGATTGGACCGGGCAGTGGGCCGAGGCGACCCTCCTCGCCACAGCACTCGCCGCGAGCGGCACCAGCCAGAATGTGGGAATGCTCACGGCGCGCGCGGAGGATGCGCTGGCGTGGTGGCGGAGAGGCATCGCCGAGGGCTGGGCGCGCGCGCCCGGGGCGAACGAGTCTGCCCCGCCGCTGCTATGGGCCAATCAGCGGACGTGGTTCGAGGAGCGCGGCGAAGCCAACGCCCAACTCATGCTGCCACCCGCGGCAGCGGACAACGGGACGATCTGCGTGGTCTACGGCGTCGTGCTACCCAAGAAGGCGAAGCGCAAGGATGCGGCGCGGCAGTTCTCCGAGAAGGTCCTGGTGTCCGAGGATTTTCAGATCGCCATGGCGCAGCGCACCGGGCTGCTGCCCGCGCTGGTCAGCGCGTGGCCGGAGCTGAAGGGAGCGGAATGGGAAGCGTTGATCGGCGCAGCGGCGCGTTCCATGCCGCTGCCGCCTGAGCTGCGCGCGCGCGACACAGTCCTGCGGTTCGCACAAGCAGCGACTCGATGCCTGAACGGCGAACTGACCC
- a CDS encoding carboxypeptidase regulatory-like domain-containing protein, which produces QLGLAGPVTVALRSAQGEPYASAVFAEVADELSYHTARLSPAADDEHAVFSVSFTGPGTVWLDQASLMPTTAVHGFRADVVAAIRALRPSVIRFPGGNFAQCYHWTDGIGPRDARPTAINHAWGNAVEGNEMGTDEFIALCREVGAEPMMCVNIGDTGSARTVANNSTERAFRDALAWLEYCNGDASTEWGSRRAANGHAKPYDVRYWEIGNELWGDWEIGYVDAWMYARRFAEFAKALRAADPRIAIFACGHDMEWNRTLFEVAPEEIDWLVLHHYFRSGSFADCVAEPGNRARFIDETRDMAEQMRPGKPLRISFNEWNTSFGPEMNHSLMAAMWGASFLNEMIRRGDTVQMLNVSDLVNGWNGGIIQAHSAGLFVTPLYEIIRMHAHNMGSSLVKTSVACPPFDSPAQGRGHDVLDVVATRSEAGDRLYLSVVNKSLDPVEAEVMLDGCNVTGGGEAWTLTAPDVAVYNTADEPHDIRARSASFAVGSARFSYTFPGPSLTILAIPVSACGEAARCEIRGDTSVFNALVWAEDGSERVDGTADASGEYTLNVGPGLWRVSATARGLGIATSAPVEVPREHPGRADLELPFPFAACEAVGTNFDGADLADVLTPTYLAGDRGGTYALQDGTVMLKGGRDTRFGLLSAPIPWSTERATAVEAKIESYVATNALMTLYGGSGAGDFSHFCEVGIERGRAQAWAIGSSATGDNIKPPAVVRMVAGPPRGDGCRWVDFYVNDVLIHHIPAYPHLGEGSLRVFIYGWSESETVWDWVRAWSEEPTGIQGTVRSAAGERLPGVLVNALGAASANTDADGAYRLDAMPLGQRRVAAGGGGFGIVEREVTLAPGRPITLDFEVSPRPTEGALFDEFIELDGARWTVRRFGHSRAEARADDGGLLLESERGSAVVVESGPIVGTASGEVVIRARVAHFAGEATTLHVRSSSGGGGVDWSLRDGSLQARDGERVWWPAEARIAVPCDLTVVISAPGADGRRSARFHYNGGVRHTFEAIESLPPGEELCVMLGGGNCTARWDWVAVAVRDVK; this is translated from the coding sequence CAACTTGGGCTGGCCGGTCCCGTCACTGTTGCCCTGCGTTCAGCACAGGGTGAGCCGTACGCTTCGGCGGTGTTTGCGGAAGTCGCAGACGAATTGTCCTATCACACGGCCCGGCTTTCGCCGGCTGCGGACGATGAGCACGCGGTGTTCTCGGTTTCTTTCACGGGCCCGGGGACGGTGTGGCTTGACCAAGCATCCCTGATGCCGACGACCGCGGTTCACGGGTTCCGGGCGGACGTGGTTGCAGCGATCAGGGCGCTACGGCCATCGGTGATACGGTTTCCGGGCGGCAACTTCGCCCAGTGCTATCACTGGACCGACGGCATCGGCCCGCGCGACGCGCGCCCGACAGCGATCAACCATGCCTGGGGGAACGCGGTCGAGGGCAACGAGATGGGTACGGATGAGTTCATCGCGTTGTGTCGAGAAGTCGGCGCCGAGCCGATGATGTGTGTCAATATTGGCGACACGGGCAGCGCACGCACCGTCGCGAACAACAGCACCGAGCGCGCCTTCCGCGACGCGCTCGCATGGCTCGAGTACTGCAACGGCGATGCTTCGACTGAGTGGGGCAGCCGTCGCGCCGCCAACGGTCACGCGAAACCGTACGACGTGCGGTACTGGGAGATCGGCAACGAGCTGTGGGGCGACTGGGAGATCGGCTACGTTGATGCCTGGATGTATGCGCGGCGGTTTGCGGAGTTCGCCAAAGCCCTGCGCGCGGCAGATCCACGCATCGCAATCTTCGCCTGCGGGCACGACATGGAGTGGAACCGAACGCTGTTCGAGGTCGCGCCGGAGGAGATTGATTGGCTCGTGCTGCATCACTATTTCCGATCTGGGTCATTCGCGGACTGTGTCGCCGAGCCGGGCAATCGCGCGCGGTTCATTGACGAGACGCGCGACATGGCGGAGCAGATGCGGCCCGGCAAGCCGCTGCGGATCTCGTTCAACGAGTGGAACACGTCTTTCGGCCCCGAGATGAACCATAGCCTGATGGCGGCGATGTGGGGCGCGAGCTTCCTGAACGAGATGATCCGCCGCGGGGATACGGTTCAGATGCTCAACGTTTCGGATCTCGTCAACGGCTGGAACGGTGGCATCATCCAGGCGCATTCCGCCGGACTGTTCGTGACGCCATTGTACGAGATCATTCGCATGCATGCTCACAACATGGGGTCGTCTCTGGTCAAGACGTCCGTGGCCTGCCCGCCGTTCGACTCCCCGGCACAGGGTCGAGGCCACGATGTGCTGGACGTCGTCGCGACACGCAGCGAAGCCGGTGACCGGCTGTACCTCAGCGTCGTCAACAAGAGCCTCGATCCGGTCGAGGCGGAGGTCATGCTCGACGGCTGCAACGTCACGGGCGGCGGCGAGGCGTGGACGCTCACGGCGCCCGATGTAGCGGTGTACAACACGGCCGACGAGCCGCACGACATCAGGGCGCGCTCGGCATCCTTCGCCGTGGGAAGCGCGCGGTTCTCGTACACGTTCCCGGGCCCGTCGCTGACGATTCTCGCCATCCCCGTCAGCGCTTGCGGAGAAGCAGCGCGGTGCGAGATTCGCGGAGACACCAGCGTGTTCAACGCGTTGGTATGGGCCGAAGATGGCAGCGAGCGGGTGGACGGGACGGCCGACGCGTCAGGGGAGTATACTCTCAATGTGGGCCCCGGCCTGTGGCGCGTCTCCGCCACCGCGCGCGGCCTCGGCATCGCGACGAGCGCCCCCGTCGAGGTGCCCCGTGAGCATCCGGGCCGCGCCGATCTCGAGTTGCCTTTTCCCTTTGCAGCGTGCGAGGCTGTGGGCACGAACTTCGACGGGGCCGACCTCGCTGACGTACTTACGCCGACCTACCTGGCCGGCGACCGAGGCGGCACGTATGCACTCCAAGACGGTACCGTAATGCTCAAAGGAGGCCGGGATACGCGCTTCGGATTGCTGTCAGCGCCCATCCCCTGGAGCACCGAACGAGCAACGGCCGTGGAAGCGAAGATCGAATCCTACGTTGCGACCAATGCGCTGATGACCCTGTACGGCGGGTCCGGCGCCGGCGATTTCTCGCATTTCTGCGAAGTCGGCATCGAACGCGGCCGCGCTCAGGCGTGGGCAATCGGAAGTTCGGCGACCGGCGACAATATCAAGCCCCCCGCCGTGGTGCGGATGGTCGCCGGGCCACCGCGGGGAGACGGCTGTCGGTGGGTGGACTTCTATGTCAACGATGTCTTGATACACCACATCCCCGCCTACCCGCACCTTGGCGAGGGCTCTCTGCGCGTCTTCATCTACGGGTGGAGCGAATCCGAGACTGTCTGGGACTGGGTTCGCGCGTGGTCCGAGGAACCTACCGGGATTCAGGGCACGGTGCGGAGCGCTGCGGGCGAGCGGCTGCCAGGGGTGCTCGTGAACGCGCTGGGTGCGGCGAGTGCGAACACCGATGCCGACGGGGCTTATCGGCTTGACGCCATGCCCTTGGGCCAGCGACGGGTGGCGGCTGGAGGTGGTGGCTTCGGCATCGTCGAACGAGAGGTGACCCTGGCGCCCGGGCGGCCGATCACACTGGATTTCGAGGTCAGTCCAAGACCGACGGAGGGCGCACTTTTCGATGAGTTCATCGAGTTGGACGGGGCACGGTGGACGGTTCGCCGGTTCGGTCATTCGCGGGCTGAAGCGCGTGCGGACGACGGTGGCCTGCTGCTCGAGAGCGAGCGCGGGAGTGCGGTTGTCGTCGAAAGCGGTCCGATAGTCGGAACGGCATCGGGAGAAGTCGTGATCCGGGCGCGCGTCGCGCATTTCGCGGGCGAGGCGACAACGCTTCACGTCCGTTCGAGTAGCGGCGGCGGCGGTGTTGACTGGTCGCTGCGCGATGGGAGTCTGCAGGCCAGAGACGGTGAGCGCGTGTGGTGGCCGGCGGAGGCCCGGATTGCCGTGCCGTGTGACTTGACGGTGGTGATCTCCGCGCCGGGTGCGGACGGACGGCGCTCCGCTCGGTTCCATTACAACGGGGGCGTGCGGCATACGTTCGAGGCGATCGAGTCGCTCCCGCCAGGCGAGGAGCTCTGCGTGATGCTTGGCGGCGGGAATTGCACGGCACGTTGGGATTGGGTTGCAGTGGCAGTCCGCGACGTGAAATGA
- a CDS encoding VOC family protein, producing the protein MPNTIVHFEIPAQDMNRLKDFYSGLFGWKIQAAPGMDDFMMINAAPEGEGINGALMKKRTPHHSIINYVSVESVADYAEKVIQLGGQVVVPKTAVPRMGHFALCVDPEGNPVGLWADDPNAA; encoded by the coding sequence ATGCCCAATACTATCGTTCACTTCGAGATCCCGGCGCAGGACATGAACCGGCTCAAGGACTTCTACTCCGGCCTCTTCGGCTGGAAGATACAGGCCGCCCCGGGCATGGACGACTTCATGATGATCAACGCCGCCCCCGAAGGCGAAGGCATTAACGGTGCCCTCATGAAGAAGCGTACGCCCCACCACAGCATCATCAACTATGTCAGCGTCGAGTCCGTCGCCGACTATGCGGAGAAAGTGATACAGCTCGGCGGACAGGTGGTCGTGCCCAAGACGGCCGTGCCTCGCATGGGCCATTTCGCCCTCTGCGTCGATCCCGAGGGCAACCCCGTCGGTTTGTGGGCAGACGACCCGAACGCTGCGTAA
- a CDS encoding FAD-dependent oxidoreductase — GHVAARGGAEFRMGREAQSEFGERSAPEQADGITMGTSITALVRKASHPVEFVPPPGTPKYEGGTDCLYSHASWNHRAEFCFMWVTETGGNLDTIRDDHEIYEELLRQFYSVWDHIKNGPHADEARNWELVWVSPKAGKRESRRFVGDYILTQTDIEEARLFEDRVAYGGYALDIHDPVRTRARIIFHCIPPLFSIPYRCLYSRTIGNLMLAGRLMSVTHLALGAVRLMKTLATAGQAAGAAAHLCRKYDCLPRDLYPERVGELQQLLLRRDATILGLRNEDPDDLARSAKVTATSEAVFECAEAGDFLPLDCARGVVLWNWPEKLERIELYARNESDEAQRLESSVSAFAPERKWKAPEEHIPYSDPGPGNRMEWGNDNTIAKFAAVGSASAEIGPRSEGWAAFEFSPPLELPPRDETSDEGRCALVIAPADGVSLAANRWATDFAQRCEAREGDAAFTTMPEPLAIRIQPRPVHGEAMNVINGYNRRFCTNPVDMWMSAPGAPLPQSVVLEWPEPVRLGRVHLTFDTLNRSYLGMPFNCGGRVSEMCARDYSLEAEVDGEWRTLVEERGNYRRFRVHEFAPVTASRLRLTIRAANGDGWGARVYEIRAYETPG, encoded by the coding sequence ACGGGCATGTGGCCGCGCGCGGGGGCGCTGAGTTCCGCATGGGACGTGAGGCGCAGTCCGAGTTCGGCGAGCGCAGCGCGCCGGAGCAGGCGGACGGCATCACCATGGGCACGAGCATCACCGCGCTCGTGCGCAAGGCGTCGCATCCCGTCGAGTTCGTTCCCCCGCCGGGCACGCCGAAGTACGAGGGCGGCACGGACTGCCTGTACTCCCACGCGTCGTGGAATCATCGCGCCGAGTTCTGCTTCATGTGGGTGACGGAGACCGGCGGCAACCTTGACACCATCCGCGATGACCACGAGATCTACGAGGAGCTGCTGCGGCAGTTCTACAGCGTCTGGGATCACATCAAGAACGGGCCGCACGCTGACGAGGCGCGGAACTGGGAGCTGGTGTGGGTCAGCCCGAAGGCGGGCAAGCGCGAGAGCCGCCGGTTCGTGGGCGACTACATTCTGACGCAGACCGATATCGAGGAGGCGCGGCTGTTCGAGGACCGCGTGGCCTATGGGGGGTATGCGCTCGACATTCACGACCCAGTTCGCACGCGCGCGAGGATCATCTTCCACTGCATCCCGCCGCTATTCAGCATTCCCTACCGGTGCCTGTATTCGCGCACCATCGGGAACCTGATGCTGGCGGGGCGGCTGATGTCGGTGACGCATCTCGCGCTGGGGGCGGTGCGGCTGATGAAGACGCTGGCGACTGCGGGGCAGGCGGCGGGGGCGGCGGCGCATCTGTGTCGGAAGTACGATTGCCTGCCGCGCGATCTGTATCCGGAGCGGGTGGGCGAGCTTCAGCAGCTTCTGCTGCGGCGCGACGCGACGATCCTCGGCCTGCGCAATGAGGATCCGGACGACCTGGCGCGGTCGGCGAAGGTGACCGCGACGAGCGAGGCGGTGTTTGAGTGCGCGGAGGCCGGCGATTTCCTGCCGTTGGATTGCGCGCGCGGGGTGGTGCTGTGGAATTGGCCGGAGAAGCTGGAGCGCATCGAGCTCTACGCGCGCAACGAGTCGGACGAAGCGCAGCGGCTGGAGTCGTCGGTGTCCGCATTCGCGCCGGAGCGCAAGTGGAAAGCGCCGGAGGAGCACATCCCCTACTCCGACCCTGGGCCGGGCAATCGCATGGAATGGGGGAATGACAACACGATTGCGAAGTTCGCGGCGGTGGGTAGTGCTTCGGCTGAGATTGGGCCGCGCAGCGAGGGGTGGGCCGCGTTCGAGTTCTCGCCGCCGCTGGAGTTGCCGCCCAGGGATGAGACGAGCGACGAGGGCCGATGCGCGCTGGTCATCGCGCCGGCGGATGGCGTCAGCCTCGCGGCGAATCGGTGGGCGACGGACTTCGCGCAGCGCTGCGAGGCGCGGGAGGGTGACGCCGCCTTCACGACGATGCCGGAGCCGCTCGCGATACGCATTCAGCCCCGCCCGGTGCACGGCGAGGCGATGAACGTCATTAATGGTTACAACCGGCGCTTCTGCACCAATCCCGTAGACATGTGGATGTCGGCGCCGGGCGCGCCGCTGCCGCAGAGCGTGGTGCTGGAATGGCCGGAGCCGGTCAGACTCGGGCGCGTGCACCTGACGTTCGACACGCTCAATAGGTCATACCTCGGCATGCCGTTCAACTGCGGCGGGCGGGTGTCGGAGATGTGCGCGCGGGATTACTCGCTGGAGGCGGAGGTCGACGGCGAATGGCGCACGCTTGTTGAGGAGCGCGGCAACTACCGCCGTTTCCGCGTCCACGAATTCGCGCCGGTGACCGCGTCCCGCCTTCGTCTCACCATCCGCGCCGCGAACGGTGACGGCTGGGGCGCGCGCGTGTATGAGATCAGGGCGTACGAGACTCCGGGCTAG